The nucleotide window GATTAACGACGCTGTTTTGTCAGTTCGATAACTCGTAACTGAGCAATGGCTTTAGCCAGTTCACCGGCCGCTTGTGCGAAGTCTATATCGCCATGCTGATTTTGGATATTCTCCACAGCCTTGCGTTTAGCTTCTTCCGCCTTTGCTGCGTCTAGTTCTTCACCACGGATAGCCGTATCAGCCAGTACAGTCGCTGTACCAGGTTGAACTTCTACCATACCACCAGAAACATAAATAATTTCTTCGTGGCCGTGCTGCTTAACAATACGCACCATACCAGGCTTGATAGCGGTCAGCAGTGGAGTGTGACCATGGAAAATACCAAGCTCACCCTCACTACCGGTCACCTGAAACGTCTCAACAAGGCCTGAGAAAATTTGTTTCTCTGCACTTACAACGTCTAGGTGAAAGGTTATTGCTGCCATATCGCCTCCTAGTT belongs to Vibrio splendidus and includes:
- a CDS encoding F0F1 ATP synthase subunit epsilon → MAAITFHLDVVSAEKQIFSGLVETFQVTGSEGELGIFHGHTPLLTAIKPGMVRIVKQHGHEEIIYVSGGMVEVQPGTATVLADTAIRGEELDAAKAEEAKRKAVENIQNQHGDIDFAQAAGELAKAIAQLRVIELTKQRR